A region of the Allorhizobium pseudoryzae genome:
CTCCACCTCTCCGAACTGATGAACCCGAGCATTAAGCCCGTGTCCCCGAGGTGACATCGGTCATCTCGTGCACGGGGCGTCTGGCCTCGATCTGGTTCGCGGTGGCGCACGATGGACATTTCGTCAAGGAGGGGCGGTTCGTTACATCGAAGTTGGAGCGCGTCATCACATCGCCGTGCATCAAGGTCGGTCGCGCGCCTGCCATCGGAACGGCGGTGAGATTGTGCTGGTGAGAACGCCCGCACGGACATCCCCGGTGGTTGCGCAAATTCACTCCTGAACCGGTCGATCCCCACGGCGCTTGAGTTCCTCGATATCACGCTCCAGCGCCGCAATCTTGAGGTCACGTTCGGCGATTGCAGCCCGCAGAGGCTCCGGCTCCACAAGATGCGGGATATGCTGCGGACAATTGACATCCCATGTCTCGACCGTGAAAAGCATGGCTCGCTCGATCCGCGCCCGATAGTCGGGCGGCGACAGACGGGCAATCAGATCCCGGTCGCCCTCGACAACCAGAACCCGGCCCCACAGCTTGACGCGCTGACGCAGATCGTAATCGATCAGGAACAGGTGGGCCTTCGGGTTTTCCGACAGATTGCCTATGGTGATGTACTGGCGATTTCCCGCGTAATCGGCAAAAGCCACCGTACGCGGATCCAGCACCTTGAGAAAACCGGCAGGACCGCCACGATGCTGGATATAAGGTTGTCCGTCGGCGCTTGCCGTTCCCAGAAATGCGCTCTTTCTGCTTTCGATGAACCGAACAAGGTCCGGGGACAGATCCACCGGCCAGGAGCCATGGTCCTCCATGCGTGCATAAGCTGCCCTCGAATTCCTCCGGGTCTGGGCAGCCTTCACCGCAGACGTGAAGGCGACGTCGCTGGGGACAGGGTTTCTGATTTCGGACATGGACCTGATCTCCTTTATAACCCCAGTTCGCTCAACGACGGATGGTCATGCGGCCTGGGACCAGGCCTCCAATGAAAGACACGTTGACCGTCATGAATGGGCAAATCGTTGATGCTGGCGATGCGCAACCGCATCAGACCCTCGCCATCGAACTCCCAGTTCTCGTTTCCGTAAGACCGGAACCATTGGCCGGAATGGTCGTGCCATTCGTACGCAAACCGCACTGCGATGCGATTGTCCTGATAGGCCCATAGTTCCTTGATCAGCCGATATTCGAGCTCGCACGCCCATTTGCGC
Encoded here:
- a CDS encoding pyridoxamine 5'-phosphate oxidase family protein, producing the protein MSEIRNPVPSDVAFTSAVKAAQTRRNSRAAYARMEDHGSWPVDLSPDLVRFIESRKSAFLGTASADGQPYIQHRGGPAGFLKVLDPRTVAFADYAGNRQYITIGNLSENPKAHLFLIDYDLRQRVKLWGRVLVVEGDRDLIARLSPPDYRARIERAMLFTVETWDVNCPQHIPHLVEPEPLRAAIAERDLKIAALERDIEELKRRGDRPVQE
- a CDS encoding nuclear transport factor 2 family protein, with amino-acid sequence MSRPPLPPFDKESAIIKVRRAEDAWNGRDPDVVCLAYTPDSRWRNRSEFIEGRQQIRGFLARKWACELEYRLIKELWAYQDNRIAVRFAYEWHDHSGQWFRSYGNENWEFDGEGLMRLRIASINDLPIHDGQRVFHWRPGPRPHDHPSLSELGL